Proteins found in one Acidobacteriota bacterium genomic segment:
- a CDS encoding amidohydrolase family protein, translating into MNTMRITLAVLLALMAAHQARPVAQAPRPSVIAIRGATVLTVTRGTIANGIVVIRDGKIAAVGGPGTNIPPGAEVVEAQGRFVTPGIIDAHSHIALESINEGGITVSSMTGTDDVLDPSDINIYRDLAGGLTTANLLHGSANPIGGKNTVIKMRWGKDAEGLKFEGAMPGIKFALGENPKRLRQYGPGGPRRYPLTRPGVEFVIRDAFSRARAYQREWQDYERQKRASADTPAPRRDLQLEPLVEILEGKRLVHAHTYRADETLMLMRLAEDMGFKIATFQHVFEGYKVADEMAKHGAGGSTSSDWWAYKIEAEDGTPYNATMMHQRGVLVSINSDSAEHSRRLNTEAAKSIHWGGLTDDEALALVTINPARQLRIDARVGSLEAGKDADVVIWNKHPLSTYAIVDRVYIDGQQYYDRLAEDRRMTDAGREKGTLTAAEGRPASGPQTPQTPQGAEETFGSVAPVAVPAAQKAASGNQAVVAITNARIFPVSGPAIERGTLLIRGNRIEALGANVAVPAGAQVIDAKGGELYPGFIDARTSVGLNEPGARGFEDVNEMLEINASVKAQVAYQSDSDAIPVARVNGITTVAVVPTGGLIGGQIAVMNLDGWTWEEATLAPVAGLSFQFPPIVRGGFGGNADANRKFEELKKERDARVQRVEDLVTRARAYAGIPAAERTTDWNLAALVPVAQGRQPLFVAADSAGDITDAVAFADRTGIKIVIMGGLEAPRVAPLLKSKNIPVVLGSVLTLPTREDDHHAATYRAAGELAQAGVQFAFGTGGAANNRLLPYEAAISVAWGLDRDRALKALTLDAATILGVADRVGSLEAGKLANFFIANGDPMEMRTQFTHIFINGRDVGVKSKHTELYERFSSRPAVQR; encoded by the coding sequence ATGAACACAATGCGCATTACGCTTGCCGTCTTACTCGCCTTGATGGCCGCGCACCAAGCGCGGCCGGTCGCACAAGCGCCCCGGCCATCGGTCATCGCCATCCGCGGCGCCACCGTGCTGACGGTGACCCGCGGCACCATCGCAAACGGCATCGTCGTGATTCGCGACGGCAAGATTGCCGCCGTTGGCGGGCCGGGCACCAACATCCCGCCCGGCGCTGAGGTCGTCGAGGCCCAGGGGCGGTTCGTCACGCCGGGCATCATCGACGCGCACTCGCACATCGCGCTCGAGTCCATCAACGAGGGCGGCATCACGGTGAGCTCGATGACCGGCACCGACGATGTGCTCGACCCGAGCGACATCAACATCTATCGCGACCTGGCCGGCGGCCTGACGACCGCCAACCTCCTGCATGGCAGCGCCAACCCGATCGGCGGCAAGAACACCGTGATCAAGATGCGTTGGGGCAAGGACGCCGAGGGCCTGAAGTTCGAAGGCGCCATGCCCGGCATAAAGTTCGCGCTCGGCGAGAATCCCAAGCGGCTGCGCCAGTACGGTCCCGGTGGCCCGCGCCGCTATCCGCTCACCAGGCCGGGCGTCGAGTTCGTGATTCGCGATGCGTTCAGCCGTGCCAGGGCCTACCAGCGCGAATGGCAGGACTACGAGCGCCAGAAACGGGCGAGCGCCGACACGCCCGCGCCGCGGCGTGACCTGCAACTCGAACCGCTCGTCGAGATTCTCGAGGGCAAGCGCCTGGTGCACGCGCACACCTACCGCGCCGACGAAACGCTGATGCTCATGCGGCTGGCCGAAGACATGGGCTTCAAGATCGCCACCTTCCAGCACGTCTTCGAGGGCTACAAGGTCGCGGACGAAATGGCGAAGCACGGCGCCGGCGGCTCGACTTCCTCCGACTGGTGGGCCTACAAGATCGAAGCCGAGGACGGGACGCCCTACAACGCCACCATGATGCACCAGCGCGGCGTGCTGGTGTCGATCAACTCCGACAGCGCCGAGCACTCCCGGCGCCTGAACACCGAGGCCGCCAAGTCGATCCATTGGGGCGGACTGACCGACGATGAGGCGCTGGCGCTGGTGACGATCAATCCGGCCAGGCAGCTGCGGATCGACGCGCGCGTGGGCTCGCTCGAAGCGGGCAAGGACGCGGATGTCGTGATCTGGAACAAGCACCCGCTCAGCACCTACGCGATCGTCGACCGCGTCTACATCGACGGCCAGCAGTACTACGACCGGCTGGCCGAGGATCGCCGCATGACTGATGCGGGACGTGAGAAGGGCACCTTGACCGCCGCCGAGGGGCGGCCGGCGAGCGGTCCGCAAACGCCACAAACACCCCAGGGCGCGGAAGAAACGTTCGGATCGGTGGCGCCCGTAGCGGTACCGGCGGCTCAAAAGGCGGCGAGCGGAAACCAGGCGGTGGTGGCCATCACCAACGCGCGGATCTTTCCCGTCAGCGGACCAGCGATCGAGCGCGGCACGCTGCTCATTCGCGGCAACCGGATCGAGGCGCTCGGCGCCAATGTGGCCGTTCCGGCCGGCGCCCAGGTGATTGACGCGAAAGGCGGCGAGCTGTATCCGGGCTTCATCGATGCCCGGACCTCGGTCGGCCTGAACGAACCGGGCGCGCGCGGGTTCGAGGACGTGAACGAAATGCTCGAAATAAACGCGTCGGTAAAGGCGCAGGTCGCCTACCAGTCCGACAGCGACGCCATTCCGGTGGCACGCGTCAACGGCATCACGACGGTCGCGGTCGTGCCGACCGGCGGGCTGATCGGCGGCCAGATCGCGGTGATGAACCTGGACGGCTGGACGTGGGAAGAAGCCACGCTCGCGCCGGTGGCCGGCCTCAGCTTCCAGTTCCCGCCCATCGTTCGCGGCGGATTTGGTGGCAACGCCGATGCCAACCGCAAGTTCGAGGAACTGAAGAAGGAACGCGATGCGCGGGTGCAGCGGGTGGAAGACCTGGTGACCCGGGCGCGCGCCTACGCCGGCATTCCGGCGGCAGAGCGCACCACCGACTGGAACCTGGCCGCTCTGGTGCCGGTGGCGCAAGGCCGGCAGCCGCTGTTTGTCGCGGCCGACTCCGCGGGCGATATCACCGATGCGGTTGCCTTTGCCGATCGCACGGGCATCAAGATCGTGATCATGGGCGGACTGGAGGCCCCGCGGGTGGCACCGCTGCTGAAGTCGAAGAACATTCCGGTCGTGCTCGGGTCGGTGTTGACCCTGCCGACGCGCGAGGACGATCACCACGCGGCCACCTACCGGGCCGCGGGTGAGCTGGCCCAGGCCGGGGTGCAGTTTGCGTTCGGCACCGGTGGCGCCGCCAACAACCGGCTGCTGCCTTACGAAGCGGCGATCTCGGTGGCATGGGGCCTTGACCGTGATCGCGCGCTGAAGGCGCTGACGCTCGACGCGGCCACGATTCTTGGCGTCGCCGACCGCGTCGGTTCACTCGAGGCCGGCAAGCTCGCCAACTTCTTCATTGCCAACGGCGACCCGATGGAGATGAGGACGCAGTTCACGCACATCTTCATCAACGGCCGGGACGTGGGCGTGAAGAGCAAGCACACCGAGCTCTACGAGCGCTTCTCGAGCCGTCCGGCGGTGCAGCGATGA
- a CDS encoding amidohydrolase family protein, whose amino-acid sequence MDTKVNTKDAKPFLDKHGFVNFVFFASLVVAFLLIRVSAQQEATYSYAITGARIVPVSSAPLDNATIVFSGGVITAVGANVTVPAGAIIIAGKGLTVYPGLIDMGSGAGLEAPAVPRAENAQTTEDLERVKRATLLRPHLRAADHMNPASPALLKAAQAGITASLATPGSDGIRGQSALVLTALGADAPQIGAVADDRRRPLVVRAPVALHVGTSGSPAGGEVYPNSLMGLVAFNRQAFVDAQWYQQARPRPYAADLEAMGPAVAGRLPVAFRATSAIEIRRALGMAKEFKLDPIITAAREVEAVAADLKAAGARVIFSLNFPVRRASLAPDADEPLRVLRDRANAPKGPAALYQTGVMFAFESNGLSEPKDFLKNAQKTVAAGLDKDAALRALTMHAATLAGAAERLGSLDRGKIANLIVTEGELFDEKTTIRHVFVAGRTVRLN is encoded by the coding sequence ATGGACACGAAGGTCAACACGAAAGACGCGAAGCCATTTCTTGATAAGCATGGCTTCGTGAACTTCGTTTTCTTCGCGTCCCTCGTGGTCGCATTTCTCCTGATCCGCGTATCGGCGCAGCAGGAGGCGACGTATTCCTATGCCATTACCGGCGCGCGGATCGTGCCGGTGTCGTCGGCGCCGCTCGATAACGCCACCATCGTCTTTTCTGGCGGCGTGATCACGGCCGTTGGTGCCAACGTCACGGTCCCGGCGGGCGCGATCATCATCGCGGGGAAAGGGCTCACGGTGTATCCCGGGCTGATCGACATGGGGAGCGGCGCCGGGCTCGAGGCGCCGGCGGTGCCGCGCGCCGAAAACGCGCAGACGACCGAAGACCTGGAGCGCGTCAAGCGCGCCACGCTGCTGCGGCCCCATTTACGCGCCGCCGATCACATGAACCCGGCATCCCCCGCGCTGCTGAAGGCGGCACAGGCCGGCATCACCGCGTCGCTCGCCACCCCTGGCAGCGACGGCATCCGCGGCCAGAGCGCGCTGGTGCTGACGGCACTTGGCGCCGACGCGCCGCAGATTGGCGCCGTCGCCGACGACCGCCGCCGCCCGCTGGTCGTGCGCGCGCCGGTGGCCTTGCACGTCGGCACTTCGGGCTCGCCGGCCGGCGGCGAGGTGTATCCGAATTCGCTGATGGGCCTCGTCGCGTTCAACCGGCAGGCCTTCGTGGATGCTCAGTGGTACCAGCAGGCCCGGCCGCGGCCGTACGCCGCCGACCTCGAGGCCATGGGTCCCGCCGTAGCGGGACGACTGCCGGTCGCCTTTCGCGCGACCAGCGCGATCGAGATCCGGCGCGCCCTTGGCATGGCGAAGGAGTTCAAGCTCGACCCCATCATCACCGCCGCGCGCGAGGTCGAAGCGGTGGCGGCCGACCTCAAGGCCGCCGGCGCGCGCGTGATCTTCAGCCTGAACTTCCCGGTGCGCCGGGCCTCGCTGGCGCCCGATGCCGACGAACCCCTGCGCGTGTTGCGCGACCGGGCCAACGCGCCGAAGGGGCCGGCCGCGCTTTACCAGACCGGCGTCATGTTCGCCTTCGAGTCGAATGGGCTGTCGGAACCGAAAGACTTCCTGAAGAACGCTCAGAAGACGGTGGCGGCGGGACTCGACAAGGACGCGGCACTCAGGGCGCTGACGATGCACGCGGCGACCCTGGCCGGCGCGGCCGAGCGGCTCGGCTCACTGGACCGCGGCAAAATCGCCAACCTCATCGTTACCGAGGGTGAGCTATTCGACGAGAAGACCACCATCAGGCACGTGTTCGTCGCCGGGCGGACGGTTCGCCTGAACTAG